In one window of Chitinophagales bacterium DNA:
- a CDS encoding ATP-dependent DNA ligase, protein MKAFANLIQVLGASSKTNEKLDALSQYFLQASDSDKVWVIAIFSGRRPKRMANSRELKNWCMEIVGLPEWLFEEAYHTVGDLAETIALLLPEAKKDAPHKSLTDCIQEMRALEKADETLRKEYIINQWMQQDNSERFLFNKLITGGFRIGVSQQMMVQALSKVTQLAPEQIALLISGNWDPANTSFQELTNVSAARDNHSRPYPFYLAYALDTEPSELGQPNEWQAEWKWDGIRGQIISRNHEIFVWSRGEELMTERFPELQSLKDCLPEGVVLDGEIVTMNDDKLLPFSTLQTRISRKQVTKKVLQEAPVAFLAYDLLEYEGKDCREWPLEKRRTILENIVAQAAAPLLKISPTIAFKDWEELISIRQSSRSMQAEGLMLKRKSSVYQSGRKTGDWWKWKIDPMTIDAVLLYAQKGHGRRSNLFTDYTFAVKDGDKLVTFTKAYSGLTDKEFTEVDAFVKQNAVEKFGPVRTVKPELVFEIAFEGIAASKRHKCGVALRFPRMHRWRKDKKVDEINTLDDLKQLLRLYGQ, encoded by the coding sequence ATGAAAGCATTTGCCAATTTGATACAAGTGCTAGGCGCTTCATCCAAAACAAATGAAAAGCTGGATGCTTTATCCCAATACTTTCTGCAGGCAAGCGACTCAGACAAAGTATGGGTGATTGCCATCTTCAGCGGCCGAAGACCCAAAAGAATGGCCAACTCAAGAGAGTTGAAGAACTGGTGCATGGAGATTGTTGGTTTGCCGGAATGGTTGTTCGAAGAAGCTTATCATACTGTAGGTGATTTAGCAGAAACCATTGCGCTCTTATTACCTGAAGCAAAAAAAGATGCACCTCACAAAAGCCTGACCGATTGCATACAAGAAATGCGCGCATTGGAGAAAGCTGATGAAACTTTACGTAAAGAGTACATCATCAATCAATGGATGCAGCAGGACAATAGCGAACGCTTCTTATTCAACAAACTCATCACAGGTGGCTTTCGCATTGGCGTATCGCAGCAGATGATGGTGCAGGCTTTATCCAAAGTAACGCAGTTAGCTCCAGAGCAAATCGCCTTGCTCATTAGCGGCAATTGGGATCCTGCAAACACGAGTTTTCAAGAGCTGACGAATGTTTCCGCTGCGCGGGATAATCACTCCAGACCTTATCCTTTCTATCTGGCCTATGCATTAGATACTGAGCCTAGTGAATTAGGCCAGCCCAATGAATGGCAGGCAGAATGGAAATGGGATGGTATTCGCGGACAAATCATCAGCAGAAACCATGAAATCTTTGTATGGTCGCGCGGAGAGGAATTGATGACAGAACGATTTCCGGAATTACAAAGCCTAAAAGATTGTTTACCTGAAGGCGTTGTACTGGATGGAGAAATTGTGACCATGAATGATGACAAGCTGCTACCCTTTTCAACTTTACAAACACGTATTTCCAGAAAGCAAGTCACCAAAAAAGTATTACAAGAAGCGCCCGTTGCTTTTTTGGCTTATGACTTATTAGAATACGAAGGCAAGGATTGTCGCGAATGGCCACTGGAAAAAAGAAGAACAATACTCGAAAATATTGTAGCACAAGCTGCAGCGCCTTTGTTGAAAATATCGCCAACTATTGCTTTTAAAGATTGGGAGGAATTGATATCCATCCGACAATCTTCCAGAAGCATGCAGGCAGAGGGACTCATGCTGAAGCGAAAATCATCCGTCTATCAATCCGGGAGAAAGACGGGTGATTGGTGGAAATGGAAAATAGACCCCATGACAATTGATGCCGTGCTCTTATACGCACAGAAAGGTCATGGCAGAAGAAGCAATCTATTCACAGACTATACATTTGCTGTGAAAGATGGCGACAAACTGGTTACATTCACCAAAGCCTACTCTGGCTTAACTGATAAAGAGTTTACCGAAGTAGATGCATTTGTGAAACAAAATGCTGTTGAAAAATTTGGTCCGGTGCGTACAGTAAAACCTGAGTTGGTATTTGAAATAGCATTCGAAGGCATTGCTGCAAGCAAGAGACACAAATGCGGCGTAGCACTTCGTTTTCCACGCATGCATCGCTGGCGAAAAGACAAGAAAGTAGATGAGATCAATACACTGGATGATTTAAAACAATTATTGCGTTTATACGGCCAATGA
- a CDS encoding ligase-associated DNA damage response exonuclease: protein MALIDFTDKSLYCAAGDFYIDPWRPVDRAVITHAHSDHARAGSKHYLCHHLTLPILQLRLGQYAYQSVDWNESVWINGVRISLHPSGHIIGAAQIRVEYKGEVWVVSGDYKTENDGISGAFEPLPCHTFITESTFGLPVYRWQSQEVIFEQMRAWIGNNQQQDRASMLIAYSLGKAQRILQAISPITNKIYVHSAIWNTHQVLLNNGIQLPVVQRITNETNKADLKGAVIIAPPGAEDSPWTKRLPRFRTATCSGWMQVRGQARRSSSDMGFALSDHADWNGLLSAVKATGASKVFVTHGFQSVFSRYLNEIGIEAAEVITQYGEEEKNTEEPV, encoded by the coding sequence ATGGCATTGATTGATTTTACGGATAAAAGCCTTTACTGTGCCGCAGGTGATTTCTATATCGACCCCTGGCGCCCTGTAGATCGTGCGGTGATTACCCATGCACACAGCGATCACGCAAGGGCTGGTAGCAAACATTATCTCTGCCATCATTTAACCTTACCCATTCTACAGCTAAGATTGGGGCAGTACGCTTATCAAAGCGTGGATTGGAATGAGTCCGTATGGATCAATGGCGTGCGTATCAGCCTGCATCCATCCGGACATATCATTGGTGCAGCACAAATTCGTGTGGAGTATAAAGGCGAAGTATGGGTAGTAAGTGGCGATTATAAAACTGAGAACGATGGTATTAGTGGCGCATTTGAACCTCTACCCTGCCATACATTTATAACCGAATCTACTTTTGGATTGCCCGTCTATCGCTGGCAGTCACAGGAAGTAATTTTCGAACAAATGCGGGCGTGGATAGGTAATAATCAACAACAAGACCGTGCCAGCATGTTGATTGCCTATTCACTGGGTAAAGCACAGCGAATTCTACAAGCCATCTCACCCATCACCAATAAGATTTATGTACACAGTGCCATCTGGAATACCCATCAGGTTTTGTTAAACAACGGCATTCAACTGCCAGTAGTCCAACGTATCACTAATGAAACCAATAAAGCCGATTTAAAAGGCGCCGTCATCATTGCGCCACCTGGTGCAGAAGATAGTCCGTGGACGAAAAGACTACCGAGGTTTAGAACAGCTACTTGTAGTGGATGGATGCAAGTGCGCGGTCAAGCCAGAAGAAGTAGTAGCGATATGGGCTTTGCACTAAGTGATCATGCAGACTGGAATGGCTTACTCAGTGCTGTGAAAGCAACAGGTGCATCAAAAGTATTTGTAACGCACGGGTTTCAATCTGTTTTCAGCAGGTATCTGAATGAAATTGGTATTGAAGCAGCAGAAGTGATAACGCAATACGGCGAAGAAGAAAAGAATACGGAGGAGCCTGTATGA
- a CDS encoding DUF2256 domain-containing protein — MKQSGFKGNKQSLPQKLCVTCGRPMTWRKSWAKNWESVKYCSDKCRSQKAKSAN, encoded by the coding sequence ATGAAACAATCTGGTTTCAAAGGCAATAAGCAATCTTTACCACAGAAGCTTTGTGTAACTTGTGGCAGGCCCATGACTTGGCGTAAAAGCTGGGCGAAAAATTGGGAATCGGTAAAATACTGCAGCGATAAATGCAGAAGCCAAAAAGCCAAATCTGCTAACTGA
- a CDS encoding ABC transporter substrate-binding protein, translated as MKRLVTIVLFLLVHQAFGQIPKIAVFAPVYLDSAFNGEQYKLGNSYLPKQLLPGLDFYNGMIAAIDSLNAEKTQVEVLFYDTKSVTKPINTIISKNELQGVQLIIAAFNTRNEVKPLADYAKQLGIPLISATYPNDGGVAENPYFYMINSTLNTHVEAMHRFLQRYFPLHNTIYVTRKGSSEDLIKQTFTELNKNTPAAPLKIKMVELIDSFQTPDLLPLLDSTKENLIICGSLNESFGLKLVRTVSPYKQYKTSITGMPTWETLRELNKEDCRDVELIYSTPFNLPRSGKFYQYLNEQYKRRYNGRPSDMYFRGFENTYHFTKLLLYHGSQLKQNLSDKSFSFFHEYDFKPNMNQRSNTVDYFENKKVYFVRKLNGAIKSVN; from the coding sequence ATGAAGCGTTTGGTTACGATAGTGCTCTTTTTGTTAGTTCATCAAGCATTTGGGCAAATACCGAAGATTGCAGTATTCGCACCAGTATATCTGGATTCTGCATTCAATGGAGAACAATACAAATTGGGCAACAGTTACCTGCCCAAGCAATTATTGCCTGGCTTGGACTTTTACAATGGGATGATCGCCGCCATTGATTCACTGAATGCGGAGAAGACACAGGTTGAGGTATTGTTTTATGATACCAAAAGTGTCACAAAGCCTATCAATACCATTATTAGTAAAAATGAACTGCAGGGTGTACAGCTCATCATTGCCGCATTCAATACACGTAATGAGGTTAAGCCCTTGGCTGATTATGCAAAACAATTGGGTATACCACTCATTTCAGCTACTTATCCAAATGATGGAGGTGTTGCTGAAAATCCATACTTCTACATGATCAATTCTACACTGAATACCCATGTAGAAGCCATGCATCGCTTTTTACAACGCTATTTTCCGCTACACAATACCATTTATGTAACACGCAAAGGCAGTAGTGAGGATCTAATCAAGCAAACATTTACTGAGCTGAATAAAAACACCCCTGCTGCACCTTTAAAAATAAAAATGGTAGAGCTAATCGACAGCTTTCAAACACCGGATCTTTTACCACTGCTCGACAGCACAAAGGAAAACCTGATTATTTGTGGCAGTTTAAATGAATCCTTTGGTTTAAAGCTGGTACGTACAGTGAGTCCATATAAGCAATACAAAACCAGCATCACTGGCATGCCTACCTGGGAAACCCTGCGCGAATTGAATAAGGAAGACTGTCGGGATGTAGAATTAATATACTCAACTCCTTTCAATCTGCCGAGAAGTGGCAAATTCTATCAATACCTGAATGAACAATACAAAAGAAGATACAATGGCCGCCCAAGCGATATGTATTTCCGAGGTTTCGAGAATACTTATCATTTTACCAAACTGCTCTTGTATCATGGCAGTCAGCTGAAACAAAATCTCTCAGATAAGTCGTTCAGCTTTTTCCATGAATACGATTTTAAGCCCAATATGAATCAACGCAGCAATACCGTTGACTATTTCGAGAACAAGAAAGTTTACTTTGTTCGGAAACTGAATGGAGCTATTAAATCTGTCAACTAA
- the guaA gene encoding glutamine-hydrolyzing GMP synthase produces the protein MTEKILILDFGSQYTQLIARAVREANVYCEIIPYHQSFQVDSSLKGIILSGSPFSVNEEKAPVVDIAAFIQQRPVLGICYGAQLTAKTFGGRVDKSNKREYGRAILQQQQQDVLLRDVAEKTQVWMSHSDSIVELPSGFEVTATTDSIPVAAFRKTTTDTKPLYGLQFHPEVYHSTEGKQILKNFLVHVCGCSCDWTPAHFVSETVAQLKETIGNRKVIMALSGGVDSTVAATLISKAIGKNLFGIFVDNGVLRKNEFQEVLDTYRQLDLNVKGVDAREHFYTKLAGKTDPEEKRKIIGRTFIEIFDQEAHKLEGIEMLGQGTIYPDVIESVSVHGPSQTIKSHHNVGGLPDTMKLGLVEPLRYLFKDEVRKVGLELGIPYELLYRHPFPGPGLAIRILGEITEEKVTLLQEADHIYTKGLKEHGLYDKVWQAGTILLPVKSVGVMGDERTYEFTVALRAVTSVDGMTADWAHLPYEFLAHISNEIINNVKGINRVVYDISSKPPATIEWE, from the coding sequence CATCCTAAGCGGTTCTCCCTTCAGTGTAAATGAAGAAAAAGCGCCTGTTGTAGATATTGCTGCATTCATTCAGCAGCGCCCAGTTTTGGGCATCTGCTATGGCGCACAGTTAACTGCCAAGACTTTTGGCGGACGTGTTGACAAATCCAATAAAAGAGAATACGGAAGAGCCATTCTGCAACAACAGCAACAAGATGTTTTGCTGCGCGATGTGGCGGAAAAAACACAAGTATGGATGAGCCATAGCGATTCCATTGTAGAACTGCCATCAGGATTTGAAGTAACTGCTACCACCGATTCAATTCCTGTAGCAGCTTTTAGAAAAACAACAACTGATACAAAGCCTTTGTATGGTTTACAATTCCACCCGGAAGTGTATCATTCTACTGAGGGCAAACAAATACTCAAGAATTTTCTGGTACATGTTTGTGGTTGCAGCTGCGATTGGACACCTGCGCATTTTGTGAGTGAAACAGTTGCACAATTAAAAGAAACCATCGGCAACAGAAAAGTGATCATGGCTTTAAGTGGTGGTGTGGACAGTACTGTTGCTGCTACTTTGATCAGCAAAGCTATCGGCAAAAATCTGTTTGGCATTTTTGTAGACAATGGCGTGTTGCGCAAGAATGAATTTCAGGAAGTGTTGGATACTTATCGTCAACTTGATCTGAATGTAAAAGGCGTAGATGCCCGCGAGCATTTTTATACCAAGCTTGCTGGCAAAACTGATCCTGAAGAAAAACGTAAAATTATTGGTCGCACTTTCATCGAAATATTCGATCAGGAAGCACACAAACTGGAAGGCATTGAAATGCTGGGTCAGGGCACCATATACCCAGATGTAATTGAAAGCGTAAGTGTACATGGCCCTTCTCAGACCATCAAGTCGCACCACAATGTGGGTGGTTTACCAGATACCATGAAATTAGGCTTGGTAGAACCACTCCGCTACTTGTTTAAAGATGAAGTACGCAAAGTAGGTTTGGAATTGGGTATACCATATGAATTATTGTATCGTCACCCATTCCCCGGACCAGGTTTGGCCATCAGAATTCTGGGTGAGATTACAGAAGAAAAAGTAACCCTCTTGCAAGAAGCAGATCATATCTACACCAAGGGCTTGAAAGAACATGGTTTGTATGATAAAGTATGGCAAGCAGGAACAATTTTACTTCCAGTAAAAAGTGTAGGTGTAATGGGCGATGAAAGAACCTATGAATTTACAGTTGCTTTGCGTGCTGTAACTTCTGTTGATGGCATGACGGCCGATTGGGCGCACCTGCCTTATGAGTTTCTCGCACACATCTCCAACGAGATCATTAATAATGTAAAAGGCATCAACCGTGTGGTGTACGATATCAGCAGTAAACCACCCGCCACCATTGAATGGGAATAA